Proteins encoded in a region of the Leptotrichia sp. oral taxon 215 str. W9775 genome:
- a CDS encoding MarR family winged helix-turn-helix transcriptional regulator, producing the protein MLKYKELLDTVITLTQVNSYFTKVLNENISEFGLNLTDFSVLDLLFQKGEQTTQKIGEKILVTSGSITYILNKLEKMGLICRNKSETDKRITHIRLTAEGRKAIFEILPLQIEKINEIFSNFSKEDLVSLNHLMKKFNF; encoded by the coding sequence ATGCTAAAATATAAAGAGCTTCTAGATACCGTTATTACACTTACTCAGGTAAACAGCTATTTCACAAAAGTTTTAAATGAAAATATTTCAGAATTTGGATTAAACCTGACTGATTTTTCTGTCCTTGATCTGCTGTTTCAGAAAGGTGAGCAGACAACCCAGAAAATAGGGGAAAAAATATTAGTTACAAGCGGAAGTATTACCTATATATTAAACAAACTTGAAAAAATGGGCCTTATCTGCAGAAATAAATCTGAAACTGACAAACGTATTACCCATATAAGATTGACAGCTGAAGGAAGAAAAGCTATTTTTGAAATTCTGCCCTTACAGATAGAAAAAATTAATGAAATATTTTCTAATTTTTCAAAGGAAGATCTTGTCAGTTTAAACCATTTGATGAAAAAATTTAACTTTTAA
- a CDS encoding exodeoxyribonuclease V subunit beta — MNRTVLKASAGTGKTYRLSLEFIANLIKGTDYRNIVVMTFTKKATAEIKERIYDFLYQIAFEEYNWQDLEKNLKEIYGLKDSQINKEKLQEIYFNIIRNKDEIRIYTIDGFTNKIFKNTIAPFFGIYNFETLDEEDEEFYGNILGQILENEDYFEKFLFLVEEKNEKKKITTYIDFIKDILNIQNYFILSEEKTDFGEKKEDTSFVNYLEETFKHIEVVAEVKNKGNKSEYNPVTYYINKDFHNIYKKFKNIDEIIKDKIENKREKIDIIMQNWGAFYDKGGFKVKNGQSVKGKNVEDYIEKIDNLKEPFMKSLSKNIFTQKVIPLHEKMTEMAEIIYSIAENEKRKSKRFTHNDVSVYTYKFIYNKELSFIQGNGVTKNFLELIGGEIDTIMIDEFQDTSVLQWKILSLLMESAKNIICVGDEKQSIYGWRGGEKELFEKLDKIIDGKVENLDKSYRSYKQVIENVNRIYENYGENWEYSPVKYRDDEEYQGGYFSYCLREIPDKSEVAKTYEDIVDMIKKGKIKNLGKSCILCRTNTQIQKIVERLNEENIPYTLNNNASILNHEAVNPLYKLIKYFVFHNFVYFLEFMRSDLIGCLNDHVGYLLENKSKIEEYMRDEKNETFSEYVNRQEEITAVSLKKYEEIDKMERNNLLFSDVLYKVKELKKLAKNLNSKYEKENFSQKIIENFNVINFYSTNSDIKNIFNFFNILKENDNLFEFISFMEEKKDKITQMSSSDLEAINLMTIHKSKGLEFDTIFYYKSKKNISGSNNLEIYFEYDEKFTKLNKVLLTFGKYNKTFIEGDYSDIRENREYKKEMEEINADYVALTRAKKNLMLFFDTNKTVEKGLAKRLIDVYGENEGYECGEITESEKKIEDNLSENNQQTDEKLNRIMPYFSNSKVNFPVKDFKITLKEEFKRKKGLAIHYYFEHILNNIEEDKKTAKSALLSRYGNMLGKTILTEIISRLEEFISKNRDIYDKKYKVYTEFEIYDSEGNKKIMDRINIDEENKKIYIFDYKTGYEPLENETYIQQIENYKQILDKKLDGEYEIYTRILEV; from the coding sequence ATGAATAGGACAGTATTGAAGGCAAGTGCCGGAACAGGGAAAACGTACAGACTTTCCCTGGAATTTATAGCTAACCTTATAAAAGGAACAGATTATAGAAATATAGTTGTAATGACTTTTACAAAAAAAGCAACTGCTGAAATAAAAGAAAGAATATATGATTTTCTTTATCAGATTGCCTTTGAAGAATATAACTGGCAGGATCTTGAAAAAAATCTTAAGGAAATTTATGGATTAAAAGATTCCCAGATAAATAAGGAAAAACTTCAGGAAATATATTTTAATATTATAAGAAATAAGGATGAAATACGTATCTATACAATTGACGGTTTTACAAACAAAATATTTAAAAATACGATAGCACCTTTTTTTGGAATATATAATTTTGAGACTCTTGATGAAGAGGATGAGGAATTTTATGGAAATATACTTGGACAAATTTTAGAAAATGAAGATTATTTTGAAAAATTTCTATTTTTAGTAGAAGAGAAAAATGAAAAAAAGAAAATAACAACATATATAGATTTTATAAAAGATATACTAAATATACAGAATTATTTTATTTTGTCTGAGGAAAAAACTGATTTTGGTGAAAAAAAGGAAGATACAAGTTTTGTAAATTATCTTGAAGAGACATTTAAACATATTGAAGTGGTAGCGGAAGTAAAAAATAAAGGGAATAAAAGTGAGTATAATCCAGTAACATATTATATAAACAAGGATTTTCATAATATTTATAAAAAATTTAAAAATATTGATGAAATAATAAAGGATAAAATTGAAAATAAGAGGGAAAAGATAGATATAATAATGCAAAATTGGGGAGCTTTTTATGATAAGGGAGGCTTTAAAGTAAAAAATGGACAATCTGTAAAAGGAAAAAATGTAGAAGATTATATTGAAAAGATAGATAACTTAAAAGAACCTTTCATGAAAAGTCTGTCAAAAAATATATTTACACAAAAAGTAATTCCTCTCCATGAAAAAATGACAGAAATGGCAGAAATAATCTACAGTATTGCTGAAAATGAAAAGAGAAAGTCAAAGAGATTTACTCATAATGATGTTTCAGTTTACACATATAAATTTATTTATAACAAGGAACTTAGCTTTATTCAGGGAAACGGTGTTACAAAGAATTTCCTTGAACTGATTGGTGGAGAAATAGACACCATAATGATAGATGAGTTTCAGGATACAAGTGTTCTGCAATGGAAAATCCTGAGTTTATTAATGGAAAGTGCCAAAAATATAATTTGCGTTGGAGATGAAAAGCAGAGTATATACGGATGGCGTGGCGGAGAAAAAGAGCTGTTTGAAAAACTTGATAAAATAATAGATGGAAAAGTTGAAAATCTTGATAAATCCTACAGAAGCTATAAACAGGTTATTGAAAATGTAAACAGGATCTATGAAAACTATGGTGAAAACTGGGAATATTCACCTGTAAAATATAGAGATGATGAAGAATATCAGGGAGGATATTTCAGTTACTGTTTAAGAGAAATTCCTGATAAATCTGAAGTTGCCAAAACATACGAAGATATAGTAGACATGATTAAGAAAGGGAAAATAAAAAATCTTGGAAAAAGCTGTATTTTATGCAGAACAAATACCCAGATACAAAAAATTGTTGAAAGACTGAATGAGGAAAATATTCCTTATACATTAAACAATAATGCATCTATACTGAATCATGAAGCTGTAAACCCGTTGTATAAGCTGATAAAATATTTTGTATTTCATAACTTTGTATATTTTCTGGAATTTATGAGATCTGATCTTATAGGCTGTTTAAATGACCATGTGGGATATCTTCTTGAAAATAAATCAAAAATAGAAGAGTATATGAGGGATGAAAAAAATGAAACTTTTTCAGAATATGTTAACAGGCAGGAAGAAATTACAGCAGTAAGCCTTAAAAAATATGAAGAAATAGATAAAATGGAAAGAAATAATCTTCTTTTTTCAGATGTACTGTATAAAGTAAAGGAATTGAAAAAGTTGGCAAAAAATCTGAACAGTAAATATGAAAAGGAAAATTTTTCTCAAAAAATAATAGAAAATTTCAATGTGATAAATTTCTATTCAACAAACAGTGATATAAAAAATATATTCAATTTCTTCAATATACTTAAGGAAAATGATAATTTATTTGAATTTATAAGTTTTATGGAAGAAAAAAAGGATAAAATAACTCAGATGAGCAGCAGTGACTTGGAAGCAATAAATCTGATGACTATACACAAATCAAAAGGACTTGAATTTGATACAATATTTTATTATAAAAGTAAGAAAAATATAAGTGGATCCAATAATCTGGAAATCTATTTTGAATATGATGAAAAATTTACAAAGTTGAATAAAGTTTTATTAACTTTTGGAAAGTACAATAAGACCTTTATTGAGGGAGATTATAGTGATATCAGGGAAAACAGGGAATATAAAAAGGAAATGGAAGAAATAAATGCTGATTATGTGGCTCTGACAAGGGCAAAGAAAAATCTGATGCTATTTTTTGACACAAACAAAACAGTAGAAAAAGGTCTTGCTAAAAGGCTTATAGATGTTTATGGAGAAAATGAAGGATATGAATGTGGAGAAATTACTGAAAGTGAGAAAAAAATAGAGGATAATTTATCTGAAAATAATCAGCAGACAGATGAAAAGCTTAACAGAATAATGCCTTATTTTTCAAACAGCAAAGTAAATTTCCCTGTGAAAGATTTTAAAATAACACTGAAGGAAGAGTTTAAGAGAAAGAAAGGTCTTGCTATACACTATTATTTTGAACATATTTTAAATAATATTGAAGAAGATAAAAAGACAGCAAAATCAGCTCTTTTAAGCAGATATGGAAATATGCTTGGAAAGACTATTTTAACAGAAATCATTTCCAGACTGGAAGAGTTTATTTCTAAAAATAGGGATATCTACGATAAAAAATATAAAGTATATACAGAATTTGAAATATATGATTCAGAGGGAAATAAGAAAATTATGGACAGAATAAATATTGATGAAGAAAATAAGAAAATATATATTTTTGACTACAAGACAGGATATGAACCGTTAGAAAATGAAACATATATCCAGCAGATTGAAAATTACAAGCAAATACTGGATAAAAAACTTGATGGAGAATATGAAATTTATACAAGAATACTGGAAGTGTAA
- a CDS encoding hemolysin III family protein: protein MKNSNNINLKKKSCQKNEMGLEKGTSHEEEIANFVSHTVGAGLSILGFILLIIRASWVNSIPAIISFIIFGLGLITLYTMSSIYHGLKPGTAKMVFEILDHSAIYILIAATYTPFLILVVKSPTGMLVLWIQWIICIVGITFKAFFTGRFRLFSTLLYLFMGWMIVFSWGELRANISNISLAFLIAGGILYSLGTIFYMWKICKYNHMIWHLFVLMGSIAHFFAVFLLV from the coding sequence ATGAAAAATTCAAATAATATAAATCTAAAAAAGAAAAGCTGTCAAAAAAATGAAATGGGTCTGGAAAAAGGAACTTCCCATGAAGAAGAAATTGCCAATTTTGTCAGTCATACTGTCGGGGCAGGGCTTTCAATCCTTGGATTTATTCTTCTCATAATAAGGGCCAGCTGGGTAAACAGTATTCCAGCCATTATTTCCTTTATCATTTTTGGTCTTGGATTAATAACACTTTACACTATGTCGTCTATTTACCATGGTTTAAAGCCTGGAACTGCAAAAATGGTTTTTGAAATACTGGACCATTCAGCCATTTATATTTTGATAGCGGCTACATATACTCCTTTCCTGATTCTAGTTGTAAAATCTCCAACAGGAATGCTTGTACTCTGGATTCAGTGGATTATATGTATAGTAGGTATAACATTTAAAGCCTTTTTTACAGGAAGATTCAGATTGTTTTCCACCCTCCTTTATCTGTTTATGGGATGGATGATTGTGTTTTCATGGGGGGAATTGCGTGCAAATATAAGTAATATCTCATTGGCTTTTCTTATTGCAGGAGGAATTCTTTACTCATTGGGAACTATTTTCTATATGTGGAAAATCTGTAAATATAACCATATGATATGGCATCTTTTTGTACTTATGGGAAGTATAGCACATTTCTTTGCTGTATTTCTTCTTGTATAA
- a CDS encoding biopolymer transporter ExbD, translating into MKFVNRRSKQNTEISMLNLIDVIFMLLIFFMIATTFNKYSQFQLSIPKSDAKFDKKEETRAEIVVDRNRNYYIKIGDNVKQISLEGIPAELDKLPKELLGNITVTADEHLEYGTIVETMAKLKNKNIKNINLNIQKNNK; encoded by the coding sequence ATGAAATTTGTAAACCGTAGAAGTAAGCAGAATACTGAAATATCAATGTTAAATCTGATAGATGTAATATTCATGCTTCTTATATTCTTTATGATTGCCACTACATTTAATAAATATTCGCAATTTCAGCTGTCAATACCTAAGTCTGATGCGAAATTTGATAAAAAGGAAGAAACCAGGGCAGAAATAGTAGTAGATAGAAATAGGAACTACTACATAAAAATAGGAGATAATGTAAAGCAGATTTCTCTGGAAGGTATTCCGGCTGAACTGGACAAGCTTCCAAAAGAACTTTTAGGAAATATTACAGTTACTGCAGATGAACATCTGGAGTATGGAACTATAGTGGAAACAATGGCAAAGTTAAAAAATAAGAATATAAAGAACATCAATCTTAATATACAAAAAAATAATAAATAA
- a CDS encoding MotA/TolQ/ExbB proton channel family protein, which yields MMIHYFIAGGIFMWGILLASICGFAIVLEKLWLFFTKEKDYTNEYRRQLFKLLLTESKDEIVKVTETKKDSVSTVITKIMKSIDLDLDKMEDVEREYIEEIIREAVLAQTGELEKGMWLLGAVVNTAPQLGLLGTVTGMIASFSALTANNADSAKAVAAGISEALYTTAFGLIVAIPSLVFYNYFNRRIDAIILEMERAALHFLTRIKKHEIVCKGAQL from the coding sequence ATGATGATACATTATTTTATTGCAGGTGGGATTTTTATGTGGGGAATATTGCTGGCATCAATCTGTGGATTTGCAATAGTCCTCGAGAAATTATGGCTTTTTTTCACAAAGGAAAAAGATTATACAAATGAGTACAGAAGACAGCTATTTAAACTACTGCTGACAGAAAGCAAGGATGAAATAGTAAAAGTTACTGAAACAAAAAAGGATTCTGTATCGACGGTTATTACTAAAATAATGAAAAGTATAGATTTAGATTTAGATAAAATGGAAGATGTGGAAAGGGAGTATATTGAGGAAATAATACGTGAAGCTGTTCTGGCACAGACAGGGGAACTGGAAAAAGGAATGTGGCTTCTTGGAGCAGTTGTAAATACAGCTCCACAGTTGGGACTTCTTGGAACTGTTACAGGAATGATTGCTTCATTTTCTGCATTGACGGCAAATAACGCCGACAGTGCAAAAGCTGTTGCGGCTGGAATATCTGAAGCACTTTATACAACTGCTTTTGGACTGATTGTAGCTATCCCTTCCCTAGTTTTTTATAATTATTTTAACAGAAGGATAGATGCAATAATTCTTGAAATGGAAAGGGCGGCCCTACATTTTCTTACTAGAATTAAAAAGCATGAAATTGTTTGTAAAGGTGCTCAATTATAG